The genomic window GCTTACGCACAACTATCCTTTACAGTTTATATATCTACCAATGTTAATCGGAAGATCGACATCCATCTTACTATAAATCATATAATCTCTCAAACAATTATTATCGATAAATTTACTCCAACATACTCATTTGCTATTGTACTTATTGTTTATATTGGACTCTTTACTTAGATTTATACGCATATGCATTGCCATATTACAACTATGTATCACTAGTTGTATAATTAATATGATCTTTATATGtctatgaaatatatattactctGTACCTTCTGTTGTAATATAAGCATTTTCCCCTTTAAAGAAAActcgattttttttcacaaggATAAACCTTTTTACCTTCCGAACTTTCGAGACTTCTCCTTATAATATCATTACGCATATGAGGCACAATTCACAAGATGCACCTACTATTTAGCGTAATACAATGTTTGACGTTATCGCTTCATCTGTTTGACGCCGCATGATCTAAGCGTCTTTAAGATGGATTGCTTACCACAACTAGCCTTCGCAttgtatgcatatgcatacgTCTACAACTATGAAATTCATGCCTATCTCGATATCTCCAAGATAGAGTGCTTACGTACAACCGACCTTTGTAATTTTATAAGGTTTGTGAAGCGCCAACTTCTAACCAGTTATAAATCACAGAATTCTCTCGAAGAATTATGACTAAACCTACATATCTATTAtcccatatatataaaaagattcACCTAAAAAAACTTGTAAGGCTAAGAAGATTGCGGGCCTGTTTGGAGcttaagattttgagaagcAACTAGTTGGTAATCAATTTATAAGAATCTTGAAAAACTGGGTTTTACAACTTCtgatttctagtttattttttggattctacaactataacTTCTTAGAACTATTCGAGAATATTCTGATTCTGAAAGAAAATGCAATTGCGGGAAGCTCTCCAAATATATGCTGGTGAGAGACCCCAAAATTTACTGGCGGTGTAGTCGTGTAGAGGCAGAGCAAGCCTGTGCTCGGAGCGAAAAAATTGGGCGTTGAGACCGTGCGGATAGCGCCCCGCTGTCCTCTGACCGATAGATAGGCTTTTGTCCGCCTCCGGCGCGCGACACCCACTTTAATGCCCCCGAGGCGACACCTGTCCCTCCCGCCTCCCTCAAAGCCGCACCAActgccctctctctctttccgcTCTCCACGCCCCCCGATgctcccctctccctcgcccGCTTCGCttttctaatctaatctaatctaatccaaTCGGCCGATTAAACCTGATTTCCCCTTGCTAATTCGGGCCATCGCATCACTCCCCCAACTAATCACACTCCTctctcctccgcttcctcttCTCGTATATTTATAACCCCACTTccctttcttcctctttcttctcatcTTGGTTTCTTCCTAGTTTCGGGAGAGGATTTTAGTGAGGGATTTGAAGGATTTTGAGGTGGGAGAGGAGATGGAGTTGCCGGCGGATGGGAGCGCGCTGGCGAGGCAGGGGTCGATCTACTCGCTGACGTTCGACGAGTTCCAGAGCGCGCTGGGAAGCGCCGGGAAGGATTTCGGGTCGATGAACATGGATGAGCTGCTGCGCAACATCTGGACGGCGGAGGAGTCGCAGGCCatagcgccggcggcggcggctgcttcggcggcggcggtggttggggacgcgcagcagcagcagcagccgatccAGAGGCAGGGGTCGCTGACGCTGCCACGCACGCTGAGCCAGAAGACGGTGGACGAGGTGTGGCGCGACATCATGGGCttgggcggcgacgacgacgaagaccccgcggcggcggcggctgcggcggcgcccgcgcagCGGCAGCCGACGCTGGGGGAGATGACGCTGGAGGAGTTCCTGGTGCGGGCCGGCGTCGTGCGGGAGGACATGGGGCAGACCATCGTGCTGCCGCCGCAGGCGCAGGCGTTGTTCCCCGGGAGCAATGTGGTCGCCCCGGCCATGCAGCTCGCCAACGGGATGCTGCCTGGtgtcgtcggcgtcgcccccggcgccgccgccgcgatgacggtggcggcgccggccacgCCGGTGGTGCTGAACGGGCTGGGGAAGGTGGAGGGCGGGGATCTCTCGTCGCTCTCGCCGGTGCCTTACCCATTCGACACCGCGCTCAGGGTGAGGAAGGGCCCTACCGTCGAGAAGGTGGTGGAGAGGCGGCAGAGGCGGATGATCAAGAACAGGGAGTCCGCTGCTAGGTCTCGCGCGCGGAAGCAGGTGAAGCCTCTCTTCTCTTCAACTGCACTAGGATGTAGGAATATGTAGCAATCTTATGTCCATTTGCTTGATTAATTAGTTCTGAAAATTCGATGGTGCCTATATTTGGTATGCCTCTCGATAATGCTGTACTTTATTCACATGATGTGATCCCCCCACTTCTAATTCAGCTTGTAGATGTTAATTTATGCCTAATAGCCACTGCAAATAGCAAGTTAGCGTCGTTAAATATTGTTCAACCACAGAGGATGAGAATCTAAAGTGAATAAGCCATGGTTCAAGTTGATGCTCTCGGATTCAGAGAGATGACGAGTGGCTTTGTTCATTTCGGGACACTGGCTGAgcagtgaatttttttttttttggatcgacTGTTGCCGTGATAGGGATAGCATGCTCACGATGAAGCTTGGAAGGACAATTGACAAGACCAATTCGAGAAATAGTAACTTCCTTtgatcttttcttttaaaaaaaacttgtgggGGTAATAGGTCTTTTTTATGTGCAAGTTGTGCTGCCATGATGCACTCATACTTCTATAAAAGCTATTATATACTTTTATTGTTCTAACATAGCAAGGTCAAGTCTTTCTGATACACTTCTTGACAGAGAATAGTTCTAGACAGTTCTGGTTGTGTTGTGAAAGACAATTTTTTAACATTAAATTTTGGCTTTCTGATATACAACAGGCATATATAATGGAGTTGGAAGCTGAGGTGGCAAAACTGAAGGAACAGAAGGCTGAATTGCAGAAAAAACAGGTATACCTGATGTCATATAAAATTGCTTTGATCCATACatactctttattttttttgtttctcttacCAATTCCTGTAATCAGTTAGTGGTCCTTAGATAACCTCTTGACTTTGGACAATTCTTATGTTTCTTGCCACGATTGTCATAtttgtttggggatttgggcTTTACCAATGGCTGTTGTTTTAATCTGCCCCTAGCAATGCTTGTTGCTGGTATGGCAATATGTAGGTCGCCACAAATAGCATTCGAATGTCCTTGTTCTATGTATTTCCTGTGGAATTTATCTGACTTTAAATCTTTAATACCTGTTGGAGGTTTGCACTTAAAAGGTATATCCTTCTTCAATTTGAACATTGATGGGGTTACATTAATTTGTATTACTGTCCTGCAAACTTGTGTTGAAATCCTATGCCATGTGGTATCTTCTTGTTCACACATTTTCCATGTGCCTACTATTGTTATGCCAGTATGTATTCCACATCATATCATGATTTTGGAATTGAATAACTTAACAAAAGCACCAAaccttttcttcttccaaattcatgacaaaaaaaaatccaagaagCTTTATTAACTTATTATGCTTCTAATTTGCAGGTGGAAATGATACAGAAGCAAAAGGATGAGGTAATGACCTTACAGTTGGTAGCAAATACCATGGTTCTGAATTCACACTATGTTTGTCCTCATTGATTTGGAAGTTGTCTATGCCTCTTTTGGATCATaccatattttcttcttttttaataaaaaaacaagagtAAGTTCATTTCCACAAACTTTCTGATTAAGGGGTCTTTGGATCGGGGTGAATTTTTTGGGGGCATTTGCAAGTTTGGACTAAAGTTCTGATGACTTGAATCCAGATACCCTCTATATCCAAACAGGCCCAAATTGGGGCAAAACAGCAAGCTGACTCTATCGAACCAATTCGTTTTTCTTTCTGTAAGCCTTTGCTAAAACTGATTGATGACTTAGAATCTCCATGGCTGAAGTTTGTCAGAGTGAACAACAACAGTATCATTAGGTCATTTATTAGAGCTGCATGACATTCATATTCTTTTTAATGAGCTGCACAACATGCATGCTTTCCCATTTCTGGCTGTGAGGTGTATTTGTTGTTATTGCATTTTTTTGGTCATGTCAGAAAATATCTTACTACATATGGTTTAAATTATGTTTAAGAAATCCCTTATTGTTTAACCAACTTCCATCATAAATGTACATGCTGGTGCTGGCCATATATTTCATGTCACTGACACTCTGGCATCTTATCCCTTCTCATTTTCTTTCATGTATCATGTTATCTATGTAGGGTCATGGTGTTACATCCATCTTCAGTTTCTTAACACTTTAGTGCCATCCACTTgtggttttttttccataaaacaAATTTGAAGAAACTAACTGAGATATGCAATGCTGGAACTCCTGCCATTGCAATAGAAAATTAGCACATCATGATTTTCAGCTATCACAGTGTGGACTACTTTGATGtgttttttgttaaaaaaaatgcacactACTTTGTCCTACAGTCATCCCTGCTGTCAAATAATTGAGTTTGCCATGTACAGAGTAAATTTGTCCAGATGTGCACCATTCTGAATA from Oryza glaberrima chromosome 6, OglaRS2, whole genome shotgun sequence includes these protein-coding regions:
- the LOC127776052 gene encoding bZIP transcription factor 46, which produces MELPADGSALARQGSIYSLTFDEFQSALGSAGKDFGSMNMDELLRNIWTAEESQAIAPAAAAASAAAVVGDAQQQQQPIQRQGSLTLPRTLSQKTVDEVWRDIMGLGGDDDEDPAAAAAAAAPAQRQPTLGEMTLEEFLVRAGVVREDMGQTIVLPPQAQALFPGSNVVAPAMQLANGMLPGVVGVAPGAAAAMTVAAPATPVVLNGLGKVEGGDLSSLSPVPYPFDTALRVRKGPTVEKVVERRQRRMIKNRESAARSRARKQAYIMELEAEVAKLKEQKAELQKKQVEMIQKQKDEVMERITQQLGPKAKRFCLRRTLTGPC